In a genomic window of Candidatus Thiothrix sulfatifontis:
- a CDS encoding RtcB family protein: protein MSTTATPYEVLHEAGHAPVKAWTKGVPFDDNSKKQLLNIAQMPFIHQWVAAMPDVHLGKGATIGSVIPTVGAIIPAAVGVDLGCGMMAAKTTLTAADLPDSLEAMRSKIEKVVPHGRVATRGKRDTGSWGDPPDDVLEKWLALSAGFQRLCEKHPFLKNTNNLKHLGTLGTGNHFIEVCLDETQTVWVMLHSGSRGVGNAIGTHFIEQAKKDMERYFINLPDKDLAYIPEGSPHFRDYVAAVAWAQDFAQANREVMMARTLQAIREVLPIPFTADVEAVNCHHNYINREHHYGKDVWVTRKGAVSAQKGQLGIIPGSMGAKSFIVRGLGNAESFCSCSHGAGRVMSRTEAKRRVSLEEHKRAVAGVECRVDESVIDETPSAYKPIDKVMAAQSDLVEVLHTLKQVVCVKG, encoded by the coding sequence ATGAGCACTACCGCCACTCCCTACGAAGTCCTCCACGAAGCCGGTCACGCGCCCGTTAAAGCGTGGACAAAAGGCGTGCCTTTCGACGACAACTCCAAAAAGCAATTGCTGAACATTGCGCAGATGCCGTTTATTCACCAGTGGGTAGCGGCGATGCCGGATGTGCATTTGGGGAAAGGTGCAACCATTGGCAGCGTGATCCCGACCGTGGGGGCGATTATTCCGGCGGCGGTGGGCGTGGATTTGGGTTGCGGGATGATGGCGGCGAAAACCACCTTGACCGCAGCCGATTTGCCCGATTCGTTGGAAGCGATGCGTAGCAAGATTGAGAAGGTTGTTCCGCATGGGCGCGTGGCGACTCGCGGTAAACGCGATACCGGAAGTTGGGGTGATCCGCCGGACGATGTACTGGAAAAATGGCTGGCGTTGAGTGCGGGTTTCCAGCGGTTGTGCGAGAAGCACCCGTTCCTGAAAAACACCAATAACTTGAAGCATTTGGGGACGCTGGGTACGGGCAACCATTTCATCGAGGTGTGTCTGGATGAAACCCAAACCGTGTGGGTGATGTTGCACAGCGGTTCACGCGGGGTGGGCAATGCCATCGGTACGCACTTTATCGAGCAGGCGAAAAAGGATATGGAACGCTATTTCATCAACTTGCCGGATAAGGATTTGGCGTACATCCCCGAAGGTAGCCCGCATTTCCGCGACTACGTGGCGGCGGTGGCGTGGGCGCAGGATTTCGCGCAAGCCAACCGCGAGGTGATGATGGCGCGTACTTTGCAGGCGATCCGCGAGGTATTGCCGATCCCGTTCACGGCGGACGTGGAGGCGGTGAATTGCCACCACAACTACATCAACCGCGAACACCATTACGGCAAGGATGTGTGGGTGACGCGCAAAGGGGCGGTGAGTGCGCAAAAAGGTCAGCTTGGGATTATTCCGGGCAGCATGGGGGCGAAATCGTTCATCGTGCGCGGGCTGGGTAATGCCGAAAGTTTTTGCAGTTGCAGCCACGGCGCGGGGCGCGTGATGTCACGTACTGAGGCGAAACGCCGCGTGTCGCTGGAGGAGCATAAACGCGCTGTTGCGGGGGTGGAATGCCGCGTGGATGAAAGCGTGATCGACGAAACGCCGTCGGCTTACAAACCGATTGATAAGGTGATGGCGGCGCAGAGCGATTTGGTGGAAGTGCTGCATACGTTGAAGCAGGTGGTGTGTGTGAAGGGGTGA
- a CDS encoding HipA N-terminal domain-containing protein gives MTGYEHRLRVCLGEQPIGFLLADVQWQLTLEYTPAWQASGFAISPHLPLTSVANHQVLQRFLRNLLPEGQGFDILLENYRLSRANTFGIIRALGTDTPGALQFLPETLEPIQPAHLRPILPAELLERLDNQPARNLIVWDGRPRLSVAGVQHKINVLADAQGGLAFGEGSLCSTHILKFEPANQNHVVLNEYLLCSIHRFARRSGGIAAFRAASCVAGDALRSQTPGRYGIAPPSA, from the coding sequence ATGACTGGGTATGAACACCGCCTGCGGGTTTGCTTGGGGGAACAGCCCATCGGTTTCCTGCTGGCAGATGTGCAATGGCAATTGACGCTGGAATACACACCGGCATGGCAGGCCAGTGGTTTCGCCATTTCGCCACACTTGCCGTTGACCTCAGTCGCGAACCATCAGGTGCTGCAACGTTTCCTGCGTAACTTGCTGCCCGAAGGTCAGGGTTTCGACATCCTGCTGGAAAACTACCGACTTAGCCGTGCCAATACCTTTGGCATTATTCGTGCGTTGGGAACAGATACGCCCGGTGCATTGCAGTTCTTGCCCGAAACGCTTGAACCCATCCAGCCCGCCCACTTGCGCCCGATCCTGCCTGCTGAATTGCTGGAGCGGCTCGACAATCAACCCGCCCGCAACCTGATTGTGTGGGATGGTCGCCCGCGCCTGTCGGTGGCAGGCGTTCAGCATAAAATCAATGTGTTGGCGGATGCACAAGGCGGGCTGGCATTTGGCGAAGGCAGCTTGTGTTCCACCCATATCCTCAAATTCGAGCCAGCCAACCAGAACCATGTGGTGCTGAATGAATACCTCTTGTGCTCAATCCATCGGTTTGCCCGTCGCAGCGGTGGAATTGCGGCGTTTCGGGCAGCATCGTGCGTTGCTGGTGACGCGCTTCGATCGCAAACGCCAGGGCGATACGGTATTGCGCCGCCATCTGCTTGA
- a CDS encoding DUF3313 domain-containing protein, with amino-acid sequence MKKLIAATIASLVLLSACSNLETTRSGFLNNYEQMQPNGKGTLTYSNSLAQKRYTAFLVDDVQYSQGDKGEVLNAEQIATLKDTYRNAVTKAFSDKYTLVSTPAANVMRVRLSITSVNKSTVPLNYVSTLVLLTPVSNGGISTESEIVDALTGERLSALSTHSNPTVFDGKFSGYFNPIGHAQAALESHATQLRETVAPR; translated from the coding sequence ATGAAAAAGTTAATAGCCGCAACCATTGCCAGTTTGGTTTTATTGAGCGCGTGCTCGAACCTAGAAACGACACGCTCAGGTTTTCTTAACAACTACGAACAGATGCAGCCCAATGGAAAAGGCACACTAACCTATAGCAATTCCCTTGCACAAAAACGCTACACTGCGTTTTTAGTCGATGACGTGCAGTATTCTCAGGGCGATAAAGGCGAAGTGTTGAATGCAGAACAAATTGCCACACTAAAAGACACCTACCGTAACGCCGTTACCAAAGCTTTTTCAGACAAATACACCTTGGTATCGACACCCGCCGCCAACGTGATGCGGGTGCGCCTTTCTATCACCAGTGTCAACAAATCAACCGTGCCGCTTAACTATGTTTCAACACTAGTGCTGTTGACACCGGTATCAAACGGCGGAATTAGCACCGAGAGTGAGATTGTTGATGCACTGACGGGGGAACGCCTATCCGCCTTAAGCACCCATAGCAACCCCACTGTTTTTGATGGGAAATTTTCTGGCTACTTTAACCCAATTGGTCACGCGCAAGCGGCGTTAGAAAGTCACGCCACCCAACTTCGTGAAACCGTTGCACCTCGCTAA
- a CDS encoding fructosamine kinase family protein, with translation MKSSNADLILPMLQQHLGTGIAIARVDAASGGCINQTSTVTLADGSRYFLKVNQASLLEMFAAEVDGLNAIRASASLRAPEPLGYGVQGQQAYVLLEYLPLQEHGDQQQAGTQLAAMHRHTAAQHGWFRSNTIGASPQLNTQTHDWVAFWQQERLGFQLERARRNGYPPRSYEQGLRLQESIGALFTDYQPVTSLLHGDLWGGNLAYLPDGSPVVYDPAVYYGDRETDLAMTELFGGFGADFYAAYNAAWALDSGYAVRKTLYNLYHILNHFNLFGSGYGEQAARMTEMLLAEIG, from the coding sequence ATGAAATCCAGCAACGCCGATTTGATCTTACCGATGCTCCAGCAACACCTTGGTACGGGCATTGCGATTGCGCGTGTCGACGCTGCCAGCGGCGGCTGTATTAACCAAACCAGTACGGTAACACTTGCCGATGGCAGCCGCTATTTCCTCAAAGTAAATCAGGCGAGTTTGCTGGAAATGTTTGCGGCGGAAGTGGATGGGTTGAATGCAATCCGCGCCAGTGCCAGCCTGCGTGCGCCTGAGCCGCTGGGCTATGGGGTGCAAGGGCAACAGGCGTATGTGTTGCTGGAATATTTGCCGCTGCAAGAACACGGTGATCAGCAACAAGCGGGTACGCAACTCGCTGCCATGCACCGCCACACGGCTGCACAACACGGGTGGTTTCGTAGCAATACCATCGGCGCAAGCCCGCAGCTTAATACTCAAACACACGACTGGGTGGCGTTCTGGCAACAGGAACGACTGGGGTTTCAACTTGAACGGGCGCGGCGTAATGGCTATCCGCCGCGTTCTTATGAGCAAGGCTTGCGCTTGCAAGAAAGCATTGGCGCATTGTTTACCGATTATCAGCCGGTGACTTCGTTGTTGCACGGTGATTTGTGGGGTGGGAATTTGGCGTATTTGCCGGATGGCAGCCCGGTGGTGTATGACCCAGCGGTGTATTACGGCGACCGCGAAACCGATCTGGCGATGACCGAGCTGTTTGGCGGGTTTGGGGCAGACTTTTATGCAGCGTATAACGCGGCTTGGGCGTTGGATTCGGGCTATGCGGTGCGCAAGACGTTGTATAACTTGTACCACATCCTCAACCACTTCAACTTGTTTGGCAGTGGGTATGGGGAGCAGGCGGCGCGGATGACGGAGATGCTGTTGGCAGAGATAGGCTAA
- a CDS encoding MipA/OmpV family protein, translated as MKYALCAALALLATAQIPAASAEPRQWNVGLAATADQSPFVGGDTQTGVKPVIIKENGFDIAGPAWSFNATPEREFYVGAGLDEWDHERGDSPALQDMAELDRAINLRAGGAWKLATGTVAADLAQDVAAHEGAQAKLRYTHHLDTPLKLRPYAELQWLSADLTDYYVGVDAAEAKADRPAYQADAALALKLGVTLEKPINERLTLVGGVNATGYDSAIADSPIIDSSTVWGGYAGAAYRW; from the coding sequence ATGAAGTATGCATTGTGTGCCGCACTCGCGCTGTTAGCAACCGCGCAAATACCTGCCGCCAGCGCCGAACCGCGCCAGTGGAATGTCGGCCTTGCCGCTACCGCCGACCAATCGCCATTCGTGGGGGGCGACACGCAAACCGGCGTCAAACCCGTCATCATTAAGGAAAACGGCTTTGATATTGCAGGCCCTGCATGGTCATTCAACGCCACTCCCGAACGTGAATTTTATGTGGGGGCAGGGCTGGATGAATGGGATCACGAACGCGGTGACAGCCCCGCATTGCAAGACATGGCGGAGCTGGATCGCGCCATCAATCTGCGGGCGGGCGGGGCTTGGAAACTCGCCACCGGCACGGTTGCCGCCGACCTTGCGCAAGATGTCGCCGCTCACGAAGGCGCCCAAGCCAAACTGCGCTACACCCATCACCTCGATACGCCCCTCAAGCTGCGCCCGTATGCGGAACTGCAATGGCTTTCTGCCGACCTGACCGACTACTACGTGGGTGTCGATGCTGCCGAAGCCAAAGCAGACCGCCCTGCTTACCAAGCTGACGCCGCCCTCGCGCTGAAACTTGGCGTTACCTTGGAGAAACCCATCAATGAGCGCCTAACCTTGGTGGGTGGCGTGAATGCGACTGGCTATGACAGCGCGATTGCTGACAGCCCCATTATCGACAGCAGCACGGTTTGGGGCGGGTATGCAGGCGCGGCCTACCGTTGGTAA
- the leuA gene encoding 2-isopropylmalate synthase — protein sequence MLKQPSTKYRPFPPVALTDRQWPSRSLTQPPIWMSTDLRDGNQSLFEPMNGERKMRMFHTLCTIGFKEIEVAFPSASQTDFDFVRELIEGKHIPADVTIEVLTQAREHLIRRTMESLRGARRAIVHVYNATSQPFRDTVFGMSKADVLGMAVSAVELIKHLAADQPETEWVLEYSPETFSATELEFAREVCDAVTAAWGATPTNPVIINLPATVEMATPNVYADQIEWMHRQLARRDSVILSVHPHNDRGTAVAATELALLAGADRVEGCLFGSGERTGNVDIVTLALNLYTQGIAPGLDFSDINAVARTAEYCTQLPIHPRHPYVGDLVFTAFSGSHQDAIKKGLAVQTAESFWNVPYLPIDPADVGRSYDSVIRVNSQSGKGGIAYLLESAYGIVMPRRLQVEFSSVVKDHTDQHGCEVNASDIWGIFAATYLETATPVRYCAHHLFEQGDAQGIRLVIERDGIRHELTGTGNGPIDAAVHALQGAGIRVQVRSYEERSIGASVDAGDAQACAFIELRQAGVGSSAECYGVGIDGNIITASIKALVSGANRLVGEAY from the coding sequence ATGTTGAAACAGCCTTCCACCAAATACCGTCCGTTCCCGCCCGTCGCCTTGACTGACCGCCAATGGCCGAGCCGTTCCCTTACCCAGCCGCCGATCTGGATGAGTACCGATTTGCGCGATGGCAATCAATCACTGTTCGAGCCGATGAATGGGGAACGTAAGATGCGCATGTTCCACACCCTCTGCACCATCGGTTTCAAGGAAATTGAGGTGGCGTTTCCTTCCGCGTCACAAACCGATTTTGATTTTGTGCGCGAGCTGATCGAAGGCAAGCACATTCCCGCCGATGTCACCATCGAGGTGTTGACGCAGGCGCGGGAGCATTTGATTCGGCGCACAATGGAATCCTTGCGCGGCGCACGGCGGGCGATTGTGCACGTCTACAACGCCACTTCTCAGCCGTTCCGCGACACCGTGTTTGGGATGAGCAAGGCGGATGTGTTGGGCATGGCAGTGTCGGCGGTGGAATTGATCAAGCACTTGGCAGCCGACCAACCGGAAACCGAATGGGTGTTGGAATACAGCCCGGAAACCTTCAGCGCCACCGAATTGGAATTTGCTCGTGAAGTATGCGATGCCGTGACCGCTGCATGGGGCGCAACCCCCACCAATCCGGTGATCATCAACTTGCCCGCGACTGTCGAAATGGCAACGCCGAATGTGTACGCCGACCAGATTGAATGGATGCACCGCCAGCTTGCCCGCCGCGACAGCGTGATCCTCAGTGTGCATCCACACAATGACCGAGGCACAGCGGTAGCAGCGACAGAATTGGCGTTGTTGGCGGGTGCTGATCGGGTCGAAGGTTGCTTGTTCGGCAGCGGCGAACGCACCGGCAACGTTGACATCGTGACCTTGGCACTCAACCTCTACACCCAAGGCATTGCGCCCGGTTTGGATTTTTCCGACATCAACGCAGTGGCGCGGACGGCGGAATATTGCACGCAATTGCCGATTCATCCGCGTCACCCGTATGTGGGCGATTTGGTGTTTACCGCGTTTTCCGGCTCGCATCAGGATGCGATCAAGAAAGGCTTGGCGGTGCAAACGGCGGAATCGTTCTGGAACGTGCCGTACTTGCCGATTGATCCGGCGGACGTGGGGCGCAGTTACGATTCGGTGATTCGCGTCAACAGCCAGTCGGGTAAAGGCGGCATTGCGTACTTGCTGGAAAGTGCTTATGGCATTGTGATGCCGCGCCGCTTGCAGGTCGAATTTTCCAGCGTGGTGAAAGACCACACCGATCAGCACGGTTGCGAAGTGAATGCCAGCGACATCTGGGGCATTTTTGCTGCGACGTATTTGGAGACTGCTACGCCCGTGCGTTATTGCGCACACCATTTGTTTGAACAGGGTGATGCGCAAGGCATTCGCTTGGTGATTGAGCGCGATGGCATTCGACACGAACTCACGGGGACGGGGAATGGGCCGATTGATGCGGCAGTTCATGCTTTGCAAGGGGCGGGGATTCGGGTGCAAGTGCGCAGTTACGAGGAGCGTTCTATTGGCGCAAGCGTGGATGCGGGTGATGCGCAAGCCTGCGCTTTCATTGAATTGCGGCAGGCGGGTGTGGGCAGCAGTGCCGAATGTTACGGCGTGGGGATTGATGGCAATATCATTACCGCCTCCATCAAAGCCTTGGTCAGCGGGGCAAATCGCTTGGTGGGTGAAGCTTATTAA
- a CDS encoding UPF0175 family protein, giving the protein MQIILDIPEDFGRDTLPELEKQIKLEAGIALFHAGKISAGFACEFVGIDRYRFYEECAKRDIPVVNYDPGELEAELEYLRSDDTLA; this is encoded by the coding sequence ATGCAAATTATACTGGATATACCCGAAGACTTCGGGCGTGACACGCTTCCCGAACTGGAAAAGCAAATCAAGCTGGAGGCGGGCATTGCACTGTTTCATGCAGGGAAAATATCTGCTGGATTTGCTTGCGAGTTTGTAGGTATAGATCGTTACCGCTTTTACGAAGAATGCGCCAAACGCGATATTCCGGTAGTTAACTACGATCCCGGCGAACTCGAAGCGGAGTTGGAATATTTGCGTAGTGATGACACTCTTGCTTGA
- a CDS encoding helix-turn-helix domain-containing protein yields MARPLTPLPTPQQSGALTPELLGQFIRAKRTQSGLRIDDAAALLGVAKDTLSKLERGHSGVQLGTLLQVLNGLGIALKVEPWTEGGDDDWV; encoded by the coding sequence ATGGCAAGACCCCTGACCCCACTTCCCACCCCGCAACAATCCGGCGCACTCACCCCGGAATTGCTGGGGCAATTCATCCGCGCCAAGCGCACCCAATCCGGTTTGCGGATTGACGATGCTGCCGCGTTACTCGGTGTTGCCAAGGACACCTTGAGCAAGCTGGAACGCGGGCATTCCGGCGTGCAACTCGGTACGTTGCTGCAAGTGCTCAACGGCCTTGGCATTGCGCTAAAAGTGGAGCCGTGGACGGAAGGTGGCGACGATGACTGGGTATGA
- a CDS encoding Lrp/AsnC family transcriptional regulator: MMQLDRYDWHILQVLQDNGCISNQDLADRIGLSPSPCLRRVRLLQEAGFITGYRALLDAKKLGLSLMALIHISMDQHTPERFDTFETRIADIPEILECLLITGQSADYQLKVVVKDMDAYQALLLNRITRIPGVSGVHSSFVLRRVVDKAALPIATITTDPTLAR, from the coding sequence ATAATGCAACTCGACCGCTACGACTGGCACATCCTGCAAGTGCTGCAAGACAACGGCTGTATAAGCAATCAGGATTTGGCTGACCGCATTGGGCTGTCACCTTCGCCCTGTTTGCGGCGGGTACGGCTGCTGCAAGAGGCGGGTTTCATCACCGGCTATCGGGCGTTGCTGGATGCGAAAAAGCTCGGTCTGTCGTTGATGGCGTTAATCCACATTTCGATGGATCAGCACACGCCGGAACGTTTCGACACCTTTGAAACCCGCATCGCTGACATTCCCGAAATACTCGAATGCCTGCTGATCACCGGGCAATCCGCCGATTACCAGCTCAAGGTGGTGGTGAAAGATATGGATGCGTATCAGGCATTGCTGCTCAACCGCATTACGCGCATACCGGGGGTGAGCGGGGTGCATTCCAGCTTTGTGTTGCGGCGGGTGGTGGATAAGGCGGCGTTGCCTATTGCCACCATCACAACCGATCCCACTCTGGCACGTTAG
- a CDS encoding DUF1311 domain-containing protein — protein MKKYFLLVTSIFAFSGYAIAGTGLPCGEMAKSDSFQTDGEFSQCLTQTDQELNGSFEALKKKMKDRNVAADLKNMQLGWIKMRDAQCTVEAMTANLANGMENRAKTCKIRMTSERTAELDAIADM, from the coding sequence ATGAAAAAATACTTCCTTTTGGTCACATCAATATTTGCTTTCTCAGGTTACGCTATTGCAGGAACGGGCTTGCCCTGTGGAGAGATGGCTAAATCTGATAGTTTCCAAACTGACGGCGAGTTCAGTCAGTGCTTAACTCAAACAGATCAGGAGTTAAATGGCTCTTTCGAGGCTCTTAAGAAAAAAATGAAAGACAGAAATGTTGCGGCTGATCTTAAAAATATGCAATTGGGCTGGATAAAAATGCGCGATGCTCAATGCACCGTAGAAGCAATGACTGCCAATCTAGCCAATGGCATGGAAAATCGCGCAAAAACCTGCAAAATTCGCATGACGAGCGAGCGTACTGCTGAGCTGGATGCTATCGCGGATATGTGA
- a CDS encoding LysM peptidoglycan-binding domain-containing protein, which yields MFADNFLIEKVRLGQSFLLACAMTSGATLAAEDTYNCVPLKGGSSPTDSAYFDQIIANQLAISPPTAPASSSPSAADNFYIVQKGDTLYAIMRKSGVPIKNLIVLNQLPSLNNLKEGQPLKLFDLPNTAQPRKTPDKEMLPMANVSSAEAAVDRYVVKVGETLYAISRQTGVSIERLVSLNQLTASNNINAGQQLRLR from the coding sequence ATGTTTGCCGATAATTTTCTGATTGAGAAGGTACGACTAGGGCAGTCGTTTTTGTTGGCCTGTGCGATGACCAGCGGAGCAACACTGGCTGCTGAGGATACTTACAACTGCGTTCCCCTGAAGGGAGGTTCCAGTCCGACAGATTCTGCGTATTTTGATCAAATCATTGCCAATCAGTTGGCGATTTCTCCACCAACTGCGCCTGCCAGCAGTAGCCCAAGTGCTGCTGATAATTTTTATATTGTGCAGAAAGGCGATACGCTATACGCGATTATGCGTAAATCTGGCGTTCCGATTAAGAATTTGATTGTCCTTAACCAACTGCCTTCCCTGAATAATCTGAAAGAAGGTCAGCCGCTGAAGCTTTTTGATCTGCCTAATACCGCACAGCCTCGGAAGACGCCTGACAAAGAAATGCTGCCAATGGCTAATGTCAGCTCTGCGGAGGCTGCGGTGGATCGGTACGTGGTCAAGGTTGGCGAAACGCTGTATGCGATTTCGCGCCAAACAGGGGTCAGCATCGAGCGTCTGGTTTCGCTGAATCAGTTGACCGCCTCCAATAACATCAATGCAGGGCAGCAATTGCGGTTGCGTTAG
- a CDS encoding MarR family transcriptional regulator codes for MQHDTQTSLANIDGVFQLFVEVNITQMLATTEMTRVLPHKLTFSQFSLLSHFSRTENLQRSIVDLARIFQVTKPSMGETVDKLLSKGFVKVEANPADRREKIVSLTEQGAAAKLDAEKAIYPLLEAMLAQMGVAQFEAAYTALKPIRQWLDDNRNV; via the coding sequence GTGCAGCACGATACACAAACTTCGTTAGCTAATATTGACGGGGTGTTTCAACTGTTTGTTGAAGTCAACATCACCCAGATGTTGGCGACGACTGAAATGACGCGTGTACTGCCGCATAAGCTGACATTTTCTCAGTTTTCGCTGTTAAGCCATTTCAGCCGCACCGAAAATTTGCAACGCAGCATCGTTGATCTGGCTCGTATTTTCCAAGTGACTAAACCCAGCATGGGGGAGACTGTAGACAAACTACTCAGCAAAGGATTTGTCAAGGTCGAAGCGAATCCTGCCGACCGCCGCGAAAAAATAGTATCGCTGACGGAACAGGGTGCTGCGGCTAAACTGGATGCCGAAAAAGCGATTTATCCCTTGCTTGAAGCCATGCTTGCACAGATGGGTGTAGCGCAGTTTGAAGCTGCCTACACCGCTCTCAAACCCATCCGGCAATGGTTGGATGACAATAGAAACGTTTAG
- a CDS encoding HipA domain-containing protein — MELRRFGQHRALLVTRFDRKRQGDTVLRRHLLDGCQALDLQPEYKYERNFGNSPDVAAIRDGASLPRLFAFCAHCRSPALARKYVLDWVLFNLIISNWDAHGKNISFFVGKNGIEPAPCYDLVNIAVYPEYQQELAMALGDDFDTRVSAFQLADFAASCGLSRSLVQATLTAMCKQVVEQLPRVWAACVLKTPAEQQFAANLRDSIQQQTSRLLEHAGMMQDVEIQ; from the coding sequence GTGGAATTGCGGCGTTTCGGGCAGCATCGTGCGTTGCTGGTGACGCGCTTCGATCGCAAACGCCAGGGCGATACGGTATTGCGCCGCCATCTGCTTGACGGTTGCCAGGCACTCGATTTGCAGCCTGAATACAAATACGAGCGCAATTTTGGTAACAGCCCCGATGTGGCGGCTATCCGTGACGGCGCAAGTTTGCCGCGTTTATTCGCCTTCTGCGCCCATTGCCGTTCGCCTGCGCTTGCCCGCAAATACGTGCTGGACTGGGTGCTGTTCAATCTCATCATCAGCAATTGGGATGCGCACGGCAAAAACATCAGCTTTTTCGTCGGCAAAAACGGTATCGAACCCGCGCCTTGCTACGATCTGGTCAATATCGCGGTGTATCCCGAATACCAGCAGGAGCTGGCGATGGCGTTGGGGGATGATTTCGATACCCGTGTCTCCGCCTTTCAATTGGCAGATTTTGCCGCGAGTTGTGGTCTGTCGCGCTCACTGGTGCAGGCAACACTTACCGCGATGTGCAAGCAGGTCGTGGAACAATTGCCCCGCGTGTGGGCGGCGTGTGTATTGAAAACCCCGGCAGAACAGCAGTTTGCTGCAAACTTGCGGGATAGCATCCAGCAGCAGACAAGCCGCTTGCTGGAACATGCAGGCATGATGCAGGATGTGGAGATTCAGTGA
- a CDS encoding septal ring lytic transglycosylase RlpA family protein has translation MKNNKLIKSLAHFIGCTFVCLQLFGGVANADYLVYQVSNVQQYDLYEKPQAAYQPAPEQTNRSSNIGKASYYGTQYHGRPTASGETYDMYAMTAAHPNLPFGTLIRVTNLQTGQSVTVRVNDRGPFKPGRIVDVSQAAAEQLGLLLNGTADVQLDIVG, from the coding sequence ATGAAAAACAACAAATTAATCAAATCTTTAGCCCATTTCATTGGATGCACTTTCGTTTGCTTACAACTGTTTGGCGGCGTCGCCAATGCCGACTATCTTGTTTATCAAGTGAGCAACGTACAGCAATACGACCTCTACGAAAAACCGCAAGCCGCTTATCAGCCAGCACCTGAACAAACTAACCGCTCGTCAAATATCGGCAAAGCCTCCTACTATGGAACCCAATACCACGGACGCCCAACCGCGAGTGGCGAAACCTACGATATGTATGCCATGACTGCTGCACACCCCAACTTGCCTTTCGGTACACTTATTCGTGTTACCAATCTGCAAACGGGGCAATCTGTCACGGTGCGCGTTAATGACCGTGGCCCATTCAAACCGGGTCGTATCGTGGATGTTTCACAAGCCGCCGCCGAACAGTTAGGGTTGCTCCTCAATGGCACTGCTGACGTACAACTGGACATCGTTGGTTAA
- a CDS encoding TIGR00266 family protein, translated as MTVFTITGDVDPFLHVAMQKGDKIYCESGAMVMMEANLELKGRMTGGLGSALMRRFTNGESLFQQHIEATRGDGDCLLSPALPGGMEIIDVGARQYLLNDGAFVAATSGTEMKVRTQSIGNALFAQSGGFFVMETAGTGQVAVSGFGSMFSLDVEPGNDLTIDNAHVVCWDSALHYEISVATSSSGGGLGGMFGNLVNSVTSGEGVVLRFSGRGKVHICSRNPASFAALVQKGMTA; from the coding sequence ATGACAGTGTTTACAATAACCGGCGACGTTGACCCGTTTTTACACGTTGCCATGCAAAAAGGCGACAAAATCTACTGCGAATCGGGCGCGATGGTGATGATGGAGGCCAATCTTGAGCTGAAAGGCCGCATGACCGGCGGGCTAGGCAGTGCTCTAATGCGGCGTTTCACCAACGGCGAATCCCTGTTTCAGCAACACATCGAAGCCACACGCGGGGACGGTGATTGCCTGCTTTCCCCCGCGCTGCCCGGTGGCATGGAAATCATCGACGTGGGCGCCCGCCAATATTTGCTGAATGATGGCGCGTTCGTCGCCGCCACCTCCGGCACAGAAATGAAAGTGCGTACCCAAAGCATCGGCAATGCCTTGTTCGCGCAATCCGGCGGCTTTTTCGTCATGGAAACAGCGGGGACAGGGCAGGTTGCCGTATCCGGTTTTGGCTCAATGTTTTCGCTCGATGTGGAACCGGGCAACGATCTCACCATTGATAACGCCCATGTTGTGTGCTGGGACAGTGCCTTGCACTACGAAATTTCTGTCGCCACCAGCAGTTCTGGCGGCGGTTTAGGTGGCATGTTTGGCAATCTGGTCAACAGCGTCACTAGCGGCGAAGGCGTGGTGTTGCGCTTCAGCGGGCGCGGCAAAGTGCATATTTGTTCGCGCAACCCCGCCTCATTTGCCGCCTTGGTGCAAAAAGGCATGACAGCCTGA